In one Arachis duranensis cultivar V14167 chromosome 9, aradu.V14167.gnm2.J7QH, whole genome shotgun sequence genomic region, the following are encoded:
- the LOC107466914 gene encoding protein DETOXIFICATION 49-like, whose product MCQQSEYLRETLLIQNETQDAMREVISISKIAFPMILTGLLLYCRSMISMLFLGRLGELALAGGSLALGFANITGYSVLSGLAVGMEPICGQAFGAKKFTLLGLCLQRTILLLLFTSIPITLLWLHVKQILLLCNQDEDIATQAQSFLVYSIPDLIAQSFLHPLRIYLRTQSITLPLTLCAAFSILLHIPINYLLVSHLNLGIKGVALSGVWTNFNLVASLILYIVFSGTHNKTWGGFTFECFTQWRKLLNLAIPSCISVCLEWWWYEIMILLCGLLVNPRATVASMGILIQTTSLLYIFPSSLSFSVSTRVGNKLGEQEPSKAKLSAIVGLTCSIMLGLTALVFSVMVRNIWATMFTEDQEIIALTSMVLPIIGLCELGNCPQTTGCGVLRGTARPKVGAHINLGCFYLVGMPVAIWLAFFAAFDFQGLWLGLLAAQASCALTMLLVLYATDWEFQAQRAEKLTATDAVLLHDPEKDSLLS is encoded by the coding sequence ATGTGTCAGCAAAGTGAGTACCTGAGGGAAACATTGTTGATCCAAAATGAAACACAAGATGCCATGAGAGAAGTAATCTCCATATCCAAAATAGCATTCCCAATGATTCTTACCGGTCTATTGCTCTACTGCCGCTCCATGATCTCCATGCTCTTCCTCGGCCGCCTCGGCGAACTCGCCTTAGCCGGCGGCTCCCTCGCACTAGGCTTTGCCAACATAACCGGCTACTCCGTCCTCTCCGGCCTGGCCGTGGGCATGGAACCCATTTGCGGACAGGCCTTTGGCGCCAAAAAGTTCACCCTGCTGGGCCTATGCTTACAAAGAACCATTCTCTTGCTTCTCTTCACCTCCATCCCCATAACACTGCTCTGGCTTCACGTGAAGCAAATCCTTCTCTTGTGTAACCAGGATGAGGACATAGCAACGCAAGCGCAGTCATTTCTTGTGTATTCCATCCCTGACCTCATTGCACAGTCTTTTCTACACCCTTTGAGAATTTACCTTAGAACTCAATCCATTACTCTGCCTCTTACCCTCTGCGCCGCCTTCTCTATTCTCCTCCACATACCAATCAACTATCTCCTTGTTTCTCACCTCAATCTTGGAATCAAAGGCGTGGCCTTAAGTGGGGTGTGGACAAATTTCAACCTTGTTGCTTCCTTGATCCTCTACATAGTTTTCTCTGGCACGCACAACAAAACATGGGGGGGTTTCACTTTCGAGTGTTTCACACAGTGGAGAAAGCTCTTGAACCTTGCAATTCCAAGCTGCATTTCCGTGTgcttggaatggtggtggtatGAGATAATGATCCTTCTCTGCGGTTTACTGGTGAATCCAAGAGCAACGGTGGCTTCAATGGGAATCCTGATTCAAACGACTTCCCTTCTCTACATTTTCCCATCATCATTGAGCTTCAGTGTGTCAACAAGAGTGGGTAACAAGCTGGGTGAACAAGAACCCTCAAAAGCAAAGCTTTCTGCAATTGTGGGCCTCACTTGCAGCATAATGTTGGGACTCACAGCTTTGGTGTTTTCTGTGATGGTTAGGAATATATGGGCCACCATGTTCACAGAGGACCAAGAGATTATAGCATTAACATCAATGGTGTTACCCATCATAGGCCTTTGTGAACTCGGAAACTGTCCTCAAACAACGGGTTGTGGTGTTCTTAGAGGAACAGCAAGGCCTAAAGTGGGTGCACACATTAACTTGGGTTGCTTCTACCTTGTTGGAATGCCTGTGGCAATTTGGTTAGCTTTCTTTGCAGCTTTTGATTTCCAAGGCTTGTGGCTTGGCTTGCTCGCTGCTCAAGCTTCTTGTGCTCTTACAATGTTGCTCGTTTTGTATGCAACTGACTGGGAATTCCAGGCCCAAAGAGCTGAGAAGCTCACAGCAACTGATGCTGTTCTTCTTCATGATCCAGAGAAAGATTCTTTATTGTCTTAA